A portion of the Nitratidesulfovibrio termitidis HI1 genome contains these proteins:
- a CDS encoding catalase, producing MTKHKLTTNAGAPVPDNQNAMTAGPRGPMLLQDVWFLEKLAHFDREVIPERRMHAKGSGAYGTFTVTHDITRYTKAALFSKIGKKTDLFVRFSTVAGERGAADAERDIRGFAIKFYTEQGNWDLVGNNTPVFFLRDPLKFPDLNHAVKRDPRTNMRSAKNNWDFWSSLPEALHQVTVVMSDRGIPASYRHMHGFGSHTFSFISPDNQRYWVKFHLRTQQGIKNLTDAEAEAIVARDRESHQRDLYDSIERGDFPRWTLYVQVMPEKDADTCPYHPFDLTKVWFHKDYPLIEVGVLELNRNPENYFAEVEQAAFNPASVVPGIGFSPDKMLQGRLFSYGDAHRYRLGVNHHLIPVNAARCPMHSYHRDGMMRVDGNHGSTLAYEPNSYGEWQQQPDFAEPPLALSGEAGHWEYTCDDVDYFDQPGRLFRLMTPQQQEVLFQNTARAMGDAPEAIKRRHVGNCAKADPAYGAGVAKALGLKM from the coding sequence ATGACCAAGCACAAGCTCACCACCAACGCAGGCGCCCCCGTACCCGACAACCAGAACGCCATGACCGCCGGGCCGCGCGGCCCCATGCTGCTGCAGGACGTGTGGTTTCTGGAAAAGCTGGCCCACTTCGACCGGGAGGTAATCCCCGAGCGGCGCATGCACGCCAAGGGGTCCGGCGCGTACGGCACCTTCACCGTCACCCACGACATCACCAGGTACACCAAGGCCGCCCTGTTCTCGAAAATCGGCAAGAAGACCGACCTGTTCGTGCGCTTTTCCACCGTGGCGGGCGAACGCGGCGCGGCCGACGCGGAACGCGACATCCGGGGCTTCGCCATCAAGTTCTACACGGAACAGGGCAACTGGGACCTGGTGGGCAACAACACCCCGGTCTTCTTCCTGCGCGACCCGCTGAAATTCCCCGACCTGAACCACGCCGTGAAGCGCGACCCGCGCACCAACATGCGCAGCGCCAAAAACAACTGGGATTTCTGGTCCTCGTTGCCCGAGGCGCTGCACCAGGTCACCGTGGTCATGAGCGACCGGGGCATCCCCGCCAGCTACCGGCACATGCACGGTTTCGGCAGCCACACCTTCAGCTTCATCAGCCCGGACAACCAGCGCTACTGGGTAAAGTTCCACCTGCGCACCCAGCAGGGCATCAAGAACCTGACCGACGCCGAGGCCGAGGCCATCGTGGCCAGGGACCGCGAAAGCCACCAGCGCGACCTGTACGACAGCATCGAGCGCGGCGACTTCCCCCGCTGGACCCTGTACGTGCAGGTCATGCCCGAAAAGGACGCGGACACCTGCCCCTACCACCCCTTCGACCTGACCAAGGTATGGTTTCACAAGGACTACCCGCTCATCGAGGTGGGCGTGCTGGAACTGAACCGCAACCCCGAAAACTACTTCGCCGAGGTGGAGCAGGCCGCGTTCAACCCCGCCAGCGTGGTGCCGGGCATCGGCTTTTCGCCCGACAAGATGTTGCAGGGCCGCCTGTTCTCCTACGGTGATGCGCACCGCTACCGGCTGGGCGTGAACCATCACCTGATCCCGGTAAACGCCGCGCGCTGCCCCATGCACAGCTACCACCGCGACGGAATGATGCGCGTGGACGGCAACCACGGCAGCACCCTGGCCTACGAGCCCAACAGCTACGGTGAATGGCAGCAGCAGCCCGACTTCGCCGAGCCCCCGCTGGCCCTCAGCGGCGAGGCGGGGCACTGGGAATACACCTGCGACGACGTGGACTACTTCGACCAGCCGGGACGCCTGTTCCGCCTGATGACCCCGCAACAGCAGGAAGTACTGTTCCAGAACACCGCCCGGGCCATGGGCGATGCACCGGAAGCAATCAAGCGCCGCCATGTGGGCAATTGCGCCAAGGCCGATCCCGCATACGGCGCGGGCGTGGCCAAGGCCCTGGGCCTGAAGATGTAG
- a CDS encoding GNAT family N-acetyltransferase encodes MEFSIVDKADLTEQTCTHIGHIYVSCGWGTAYDWKKIKEAFTNTDYYRIAINKSKEPIGFIRAFTDNVFATWLAELVVGKDMQRQGIGTALLSKFVQDFEHTAIYLLPLKGTEIFFTRAGLTQRDKLSAHARRALR; translated from the coding sequence ATGGAGTTTTCTATAGTTGACAAAGCAGACCTCACCGAACAGACATGCACACACATTGGGCATATCTATGTATCATGCGGATGGGGAACCGCATACGATTGGAAAAAAATCAAAGAAGCGTTCACAAACACAGACTACTATCGCATTGCAATCAACAAATCCAAAGAACCTATTGGTTTTATTCGAGCTTTCACCGACAACGTATTCGCCACATGGCTTGCCGAATTGGTTGTCGGAAAAGACATGCAAAGGCAAGGCATCGGAACCGCACTGTTAAGCAAATTTGTTCAAGACTTTGAACATACAGCTATATACCTGCTCCCTCTAAAAGGCACAGAAATTTTCTTTACACGCGCAGGCTTGACCCAAAGAGACAAGTTGTCCGCCCATGCTCGCCGGGCTCTGCGGTGA
- a CDS encoding DUF4135 domain-containing protein, which yields MAGINNNFDTRLAELISLSYIDETFQRIVKNKTKYITVALNEIHAFIRTKFPTQPYSLEIQFPGSDSHNLGRETLFFNVILAYSKEKYVFKPSCCATQRVINSFITEAFHDKICNNPPIQKIEAHENGNYCIKKFIKVEGINNGNDISGFMFALGMVMCISLYTKATDLHFENIIVTNGMPYIIDGEIILDDTLPDHSEIVLNSGILQYLHYAMNDIYQFTNIEANILNNELSFLKTIEYTHHSLNKKDSIPLDNKKNISALVDGFAACFNLIKSRRKHFIDTSAAILYEKNIKIRYLPRFTAFYKITQLLLWTPFPQSTAMRISEVQKRLLAHTLTARETRNLTSNIHRLTKAEIADFEEGDIPYFWANRNGALHHRTGVISKNHSKPPATILERTIRDASAMSLKKTLIPKLKDAFKSVVRIIEEKNH from the coding sequence ATGGCTGGCATTAACAACAATTTCGACACAAGACTCGCAGAACTTATCTCGCTTAGCTACATTGACGAGACATTTCAGCGCATAGTTAAAAACAAAACAAAATACATCACCGTTGCCCTCAACGAAATACATGCCTTCATCAGAACAAAATTTCCCACACAGCCTTACTCTCTTGAAATACAATTCCCTGGAAGCGACTCACACAACCTTGGAAGAGAGACGCTGTTTTTTAACGTCATCCTTGCATATTCAAAAGAAAAATACGTATTCAAACCGTCATGCTGCGCAACCCAAAGGGTCATAAACAGCTTCATCACCGAAGCATTTCACGATAAAATATGCAACAATCCTCCAATCCAAAAAATTGAAGCACACGAAAATGGAAATTATTGCATCAAAAAATTTATTAAAGTAGAAGGAATAAACAACGGAAACGACATATCTGGGTTTATGTTTGCACTTGGAATGGTAATGTGCATTTCTTTATACACAAAAGCAACAGACCTTCACTTCGAAAACATCATTGTCACAAACGGAATGCCCTACATTATCGACGGGGAGATCATTCTGGATGACACCCTGCCAGATCACTCAGAAATCGTATTAAATTCAGGAATATTGCAATATTTGCACTACGCCATGAACGACATTTACCAATTTACAAACATTGAAGCGAATATACTCAACAATGAACTAAGCTTTTTAAAAACGATAGAATACACACATCACTCATTAAACAAAAAAGATTCAATACCCTTGGATAACAAAAAAAACATCTCCGCACTCGTCGATGGTTTTGCAGCATGTTTCAACTTAATTAAATCACGAAGAAAACACTTTATAGATACGTCAGCAGCCATTCTATACGAAAAAAATATAAAAATCAGATACCTGCCAAGATTTACAGCATTTTACAAAATAACACAATTACTGCTTTGGACGCCTTTCCCACAAAGCACAGCAATGCGCATATCTGAAGTACAAAAAAGACTGCTTGCCCACACATTAACAGCAAGAGAAACGCGAAATCTCACCAGCAACATCCATCGCCTTACAAAGGCTGAGATAGCAGATTTCGAAGAAGGAGATATACCTTATTTCTGGGCGAATCGTAATGGGGCTCTGCACCACAGGACAGGAGTGATATCTAAAAATCACAGTAAACCACCAGCGACAATACTTGAGCGTACGATACGAGACGCGAGCGCAATGTCACTTAAGAAAACACTCATCCCAAAACTCAAGGATGCATTCAAGAGTGTCGTCAGAATAATAGAAGAAAAAAATCACTAG